The following DNA comes from Pongo pygmaeus isolate AG05252 chromosome 9, NHGRI_mPonPyg2-v2.0_pri, whole genome shotgun sequence.
tgcaaagccacagaggtggagcttcccaaggccatgggagcccacctcttgcatcagcacaccatggatatgagacatggactcaagatcattttggaactttaaggtttaatgactgccctgttggatctcagacttacatggggcctgtagcacctttgttttggccagtttctcccatttggagcaggcgtatttacccaatgcctgtacccccattgtatctgggaagtaactaacttgcttttgattttacaggctcataggcataAGGAACTTGCCTTTTCTCAAATaagactttgaacttggacttttgggttaatgctggaatcagttaagactttgggagactgctggaaaggcatgattttgttttgaaatgtgagagcatgagatttgggaggggccaggggccaaatgatatgctttggctgtgtcctcacccaaatctcatcctgaattgtagttcTCTTAATTCCCACATATCATGGGAGGGATCTCGtggaggtaatggaatcatgggtgggggggtggttttataaggggcttttccctctttgccccactctcattctctctcttgccaccctTTGAAGAGGTGCCCTCTgccttgattgtaagtttcctgaggcctccccagccatgcagaactgtgagtcaattaaacctcttttctttataaattactgagtctcaggtatttcttcatagcactgtgagaatggactgatacaatAGCATTGGACTTAAACTTGACTTtaaacaaatggacctaacagacatttacagaacattctacccaacaactgcagaatatatattcttttcataagcacatggaacattcttaaAGATAGACCATATTGTGTTAgggcacaaaacaagtctcaacaaattttaaaaagtcaaaataatatcaagtatcttgtcagaccacagtggaattaaactaaAATTCAATACCAAGAGGAGCTTTGGAAAtgatacaaatacatggaaattaaacacatGTTTCTGAATGTCTATTGGATCAAAAAAGAACTtaagacagaaattttaaaaaactgtttgaaacaaatgaaaactagaaacacaacataacaaaacctatGGTATACAGAAAAAGTAGTGCTAAGAGAGAAGTtgatagcaataaatgcctacatcaaaaatgtAGAAAGATTACAAATTAACAATTAAAGGATGAACTCAAGCAActtgaaaagcaagaacaaaccaaacagtagcagaagagagaacaaagatcagagcaaaactaaattaaatagagactaaaataacaatacaaaggattaacaaaacaaaaagttggttcattgaaaagataaataaaattgataaatggctagctagactaaccaagaagagagaagacccaaataaacaaaatcagaaatgaaaaagaagacgtTACAACTGatagcacagaaatacaaatggtcATCAGAGAccattatgaacaattatacactcacaaactagaaaacatagaggaaatagataaattcctggaaacatacaacctaccaagattgaaccaggaagaaatagaaaacctgaacagactaataataaGTAGCAAGATTGATTCCATAATAAAAatctcccccaccccaacaccacaaaaaaaagcccaggactggatggattcacagccaaattctacccaGTTCTACATACAAAGGAGAATTAATACCAAgcctcctgaaactattccaaaaaaattgagaagaatggattctccctaactcattctatgaggccaatatcaccctaataccaaaatgaGACAAGGacccaacaaaaacagaaaactgcagacagatattcctgatgaacatagattcaaaaatcttcaacagaatactagcaaacagaatccaacagcacatcaaaaaggtaatACACCATGATAAAATCAGTTTTAaaccagggatgcaaggatggttcaacatatgcaaatcaataaatgtgatacatcacatcaacaaaatgaaagacaaaaaccatatgcagaaaaagcatttgataaaatccaacttcccttcatgataaaaaccctcaacaaactaggcatagaaggaacatacctcaaaacaataaatgtcATGTACAAAAATCCCACAgctaatattatactgaatgggaaaaagttgaaagcaatcCCCCaaagaacaggaacaagacaagaatgcccattttcacccctcctattcaacatagtactggaagtcctagccagagcaatgaggtaagggaaagaaataaaaagcatccatattggaaaagaggaagtcacttATCTCTGTTCactggtatatatatgtatatatattcagagatggggtctcactctgtcttccaggctggagtgccatggtgtaatcatagctcactgtagccttggcctcctgggctcaagggaatcTCCCATCTTAtcctcccaagttgctaggactacaaacatgtgccaccacactgaataatgtttttgtcttttgtaaaaATGggcttttgctatgttgtccaggcaggtctcaaactcctggcctcaagcgatcatcctgccttggcctcccaaagtgccggaattacaggcatgcgccaccatgactgACTCCCAATATAATCTTATGtctagaaaaatctaaagactccaccagaaaactcttagatttgttaaatgaattcagtaaagttgcaggatacaaaatcaatgcacaaaaatcagtagcatttctatacaccagtaacagactaACTGAGAGAggaatcaagaaggcaatcccatttataatagctttaAAAAACACATAGGAGTAAAcgtaaccaaggaggtgaaaaagctgtacaataaaaactacaaaacactgatgaaaccaattgaagatgacacaagcaaatggaaaagcatCACAGGCTCATGGATCAAAagaattaatatctttaaaatgaccatacttctcaaaacaatctacagattcagtgctgtCCCTATCAAAGTACCAACTCACTTTTCACAGAAttgagaaaaacaatcctaaaattcatatggaaccaaaaaaagagtccaaatagccaaagcaatccttaacaggaagaacaaaactggagacatcacattacctgacttcaaatgatattataggttggtgcaaaagtaattgacaTTTTTGCTGTTACTTTTAGTGGAAAagaccgcaattacttttgcactaacctaatacaaggctacagtaaccgaaacagcatagaactggtataaaaacagatacatagatcaatgTAATAGAGGAGAGGAGCCAGAAATAAAGCATATACATATAGCTAACTGATCTTTAGCAAAGCTGATAAGACCATATATTGTGGAAAGGACatcctcttcaataaatagtgctagcAAAATTGGAgagccatatgtagaaaaatgaaactggacccttatctcccatcatacacaaaaatcaacccatcatggattaaagacttaaacataagacctaaaactgtaaaaacactagaagaaaacctaggagaaaCTTTTCTGgatattggtctaggcaaagaatgTATGACTAAGAtcacaaaagcacaggcaacaaaaacaaaaatagacaaatgggacttaattaagctaaaaagcttctgcacagtaaaagaaataatcaacagagtgaagaaataagctgttgaatgggagaaattacttgcaaactattcatccaacaagggactaatatccaaaatacacaagGGAGTCCAAcagttcaacaacaacaaaaaataagtaatctgattaaaaagtgggcaaagggctgggcgtggtggttcatgcctgtaatcccagcactttgggaggcaaggcaggaagattgcttaagcccaggagcttgacATTAGcatgtgcaacatggtgaaacccatctcttcaaaaaattagccagacgttgcggtgtgcacccgtagtccccagctacttggaaggctaaggtgagaggaccacttgagcccacaggtcaaggctgtagtgcactccagcctgggcaacagagtgagaccctgtctcaaaaaaaaaaagagagaaaaaagaaaaaaaaaagagagagaaaaaagaacctggaaaaggatatgaatagagATTTTTtagaagaagacatacagatgtccaacaggtatattaaaaaatgctcaatatcactaatcatcagagaagtacaaatcaaaactacaataagatattatctcaccccactcagaatggctactattaaaaagacaaaagaataacagatactggcaaggatgcagagaaaggagaactcttatacactgttgtcaggaatgtaaattagtatagcctctaaggaaagcagtatggagatttcacaaataactaaaaatagaacgaCCATTCAGTCCAGCAATCTctctactaggtatctacccaaaggaaaataaatcaatacatcAAAAGATACCTTCATATTTATGTTgtttgcagcaccattcacaacagcaaagatatggaatcaacctaagtgtctgtccaatggatgaatgaataaggaaaatatgggatatatacacaatggaatacaattcagccataataaagaatgaagTTGTGTCTTTTCCAGCAACGTGGATGAAacaggaggccattatcttaagtgaaacaagccaggcacagaaagacatgtAGTGCTTGTTTTCATTCATAAGTGGGTGCtgaaaaaatgtgtttaaatggACATAGACAGTGGAATGATAGATAATGGAGACTCAGAAGATTGAGgagaggtgggagaagggagaataATGAGAAATTGGTTAAAGGCTAGAAGGTACAGTATTTGGGTGATGGAcaccctaaaagccctgacttgatCACCGATCcacacatgtaacaaaattgttcatgtactccataaatttgtacaaatataaaagaaaaagaagaaattcaaagtaTTGGGCCCCACTCCAGGTCTACAAATCAGAAGTTACATTTTTAGGAGATCACCAGAATAATTCGTAGgtacattaaaatttgagaacacTGCTCTAGACAACTGAGGTAGTACTATTAGCCACAAAGCACAGCAGATATTAGAATTGAAAAGAATTAACAAAGTTCAAGTTCTCCAGTAGATTTGGGGAATTTCCTGAAGAAGGAGCTGTCACTTATTACACAAGTTTGAAAGTGAAGTTCCATCCATTTGTGCCTGCAGATATGGGTGTGTTCTGTGTATTTCCATTTTACTAGATTCTCGGTGCTCATGTTTTATTTGTATTCGTGTTTTATCGAAATCAAAGGAATAATGTTGAAAGATTTTAAATCCTTGCGTCACATAGCAATTTTggggtgtttctttttttaattctaaaggcTTTATTTGATAAACttatatattcttaaattttgGTTTTATGGGTTAAAGAAGCTCTTTCCATAGGTGTGAATTAGCAATGAAGGAAGACTTAAATAGCCATGTCAAAATAGGCAGAGGCGGTTTctccttttatatttaaatcataaAGCAAAACTCCACAGCAAAACTTACTTCTTTGACTAGTTTTAATCCATAAACGTCACTAAAAAGTCAATTTGATGTCACATTAGGGAACACAAtgccatttattttattcctattttagaaACTACTGGAACCTCTTTTTTATACTTTGTTCAGGATTCATTACATCATCTTATCAACTTTTAGTATAGGACAGtggtttatttttaacataaaacagTGGTACACACATTCCAAAAGCAACAGATCAAACATTTTTGCCAATTATTTGGTCTTTAATATTTGTTTACACATATTCCCTTAAgagcttttattatttcttcttgtttcaatgtattttccttattaaaagataaatatgtagTATTTAATTCCCCCTATTTCTCAgtaatttaaagtaatatttcattACTTCTAAGCAGTTTGATACAAGACTTTGCTATTTTGGAAACATTGCTAATTGTGGCTCTCTCCTATCTGTCCAGGAGCAAGAACCACCTGAGAAAAGTGATCCTAAACAAGAAGAGTCTCAGATAtctaggaaggaggaagagatatCAATCACCATCTTAGTATGTAATATTTTTCATGGACTACTGGATTCCTACAAAGAATGATATTGCCCAATTTAAAACTGAACTCCAAATATGAATGTCTGTTATCTTTATTGTCAAAATTATGATTTTACTTTCCAGATAATTAACATCAGTGATAAACTAACTGGTAGATAATTTTCAGCCATGCCTCTTATGATCAAAAATtcatttttcccttaaaaatgaaatcttatttttcaagattgttaATGGATGGAAAAATCTCCCTATGGGGAAGGGCAGACAGAACTCACAGACCCAGTCATGATCCTTCAGATTCATCTTCCACTTTGAGAATTTTTCACTAATTGGTGCTGTCACCACTACACAATGGCAAATTTCAGAGATAACACAAGGAAAATCACAGGGAATTACATACAGCCAAAATAATGGCTTTACAACAATGTGGCTTATTCATCTTCCATGCATAACGCTCTACAAAAATGCCTTCGTGCCTGATGTACTACATCCAAGCAGTCAAGACATAGTGgacgccgggcgtggtgggtcacgtctgtaatcccagcactttgggaggccaagacaggcagatcacgaggtcaggagattgagaccatcctggctaacgcagtgaaaccccatctctactaaaaatataaaaaattagccaggcgtggtggcagatgcctgtagttccagctactcgggaggctgaggcaagagaatggcgtgaacccgggaggcggaggttgcagtgagccaagatcgcgccactgcactccagcctgggcgacggtgcaagactccttctcaaaaaaagaaaaaaaaagacatagcgAAGTCCACCCTCAAAGGCCCATGTTCAGTAATGTCACTTTAATAACTTGAAGTCAGCCACAATGAGAATATTAAGACCATGGCAAACACTGCAAATCAGGGCTTTGTTTCTTCTGGAGAGCCAGTTGTTAAAACGCCTACCAGTACATCATTGTCTATATTCTTCATACTCCACACTCTTGTGGACTAGCCCTCATAAGAAAGAACTCACTCTCTAAAATGTCGAAGTTCAAACTTCTGAGTTCCTTTTTATGTCTCAGGTCCCAGGTAATTGCCCAAGAACTGGCAGCCAGAATGGATATCCCCTCAAGGAATACCCTACTTCCTACCTAGTGATGCATTGCTCTTCCCTATAAGATTTACAGGTTATTCCACAATTGCCATTGGGTTGTACTGAAATAACATTACATTAGGATATAACAGGAAGATTAACATTAAGATGTAACAGGAAGTCAAGGAAGAAGGGAGTTTTGTTTCCTTACATCTTTCATAGGTGCTTTTACACAGGTTTTCATGAGTTTGAGTAGGGATCTCATTGATTTCCAACTTGAGTATATTTGTTTGCCTATATTAGGATGTCATCTTGAAGAATTTTGTACCATTCTGTTTGCATTTAAAAGTTTAAGAGCTAGATTTGTCTCATTATTTATAATAGGGGGATAGGAGGCTTGAGCAACCCAAAGGTCCATTAATATGAGATTGAGTAAATATTAAATCAAGGTACATCAGTATAATATAATGAtgtcataaaaaaaagaatgggcaGAGTTATACACTGACTAATAATACAGAAAAAGAGAACCAAGATATATCATTACATGGAAAAAGTAGCTGCAGAACTCTGTGATTAGcatgatctcatttttaaaataaaaaggcatatatatatatatatatatatatacccatatgaatatatttgcatatagaGAAATTTTGGAAGGATGTAGATACTCAACTCATAATAATGGGTATCTCTCAGGAGCAGGATTTGGATAGGTGGAGAAAACTATCACTGCCAGTGACATCTGAGTTTTTAAAGTGTATacatttgagtttttaaagtGTATACAtgtcatttctataattttaaaagatatattaaaagCTATATATTCAATTGTACACTGAAGATTCATGCGTTTTACTGTCTGTAAATTTATAGCTAAAAATTTAtacccaatttttttaaaagagggtaTGTGCCAAAGTTCAACCAACCATGTTAAAACTGACATTATTAGACTAAATGGATTTCTCTTTGGCACCTCACTTTAAATGTATGACGATGATTAACTAATCATTGAGAAATTGAGAAGTTATTCTAATTCATTATATGTAATTGTGATTATTTTGAAACATAACATTTACAGTTCTTTCTTCTTAACATTTTTACCATGCCTCAAGGATTCTTTCTTGTCCCCCCAACCCCCCCCAAAAATGTTGTTGCTCAGGAAACTTAAATAGGCACTATTTTAGGGGAAAGAAAGTTGGCAATGATCTTTTGTTGCAGAGACATATTAAAAGAGTGACAAAACAAAATGCCTGCTATTTTGGCATTTGCCATTTGGTACATATACAATGTGACAATATATGAAATTCCCTCAGGAAGCAACAGCTCTCAGATAGTTGCATCCCTAAAATGATTACatttcatccatttatttttgtggCATCAAAAATATGGCATATTTAAAGAGTCTCTTACTTTTTCTCCTTTCGATGAAGGACTCTTCTGAGGAagataaggaaaaagaagaggttgCTGCTGTCAAAATCCAAGCTGCCTTCCGGGGACACATAGCCAGAGAGgaggcaaagaaaatgaaaacaaatagtcttcaaaatgaggaaaaagaggaaaacaagtgAGGACACTGTTTTACCTCCAGGAAACATGAAAAGCAATCCAAATCCATCAACCTTCTTATTAATGTCAttttttcctgaggaaggaagatTTGATGTTGTGAAATAACATTCATTGCTGTTGTGAAAATCTGTCATGAGCATTTGTTTAATAAGCATACCATTGAAACATGCCACTTGAAGATATCTCTGAGATCATGAGTTTGTTTACACTTGTCTCAAGCCTATCTATAGAGACCCTTGGATTTAGAATTATAGAACTaaagtatctgagattacagagATCTCAGAGGTTATGTGTTCTAACCATTATCAAATGAATAAATCCTCTCTATCACATCCCCCAAAAATGTTCTTTAGCTCCTGTTTCACTCCTAGTGATAAAGAATTTCACTGCTTTTTAAGGATAGTCTatttaattttggaatttttaaaaagataagctgGGACAAAAATCTGCctcttcagcctggccaacatggtgaaaccccatgtctactaaaaatacaaaaattggccaggcgtagtggtgcacacctgtaatcccagctactcaggaggctgaggcaggagaattgcttgaacccgggaagtggaggctgcagtgagccgagatcgcaccactgtactccagcctgggcgacagagcaagactctgtctcaaaatcaaaacaaaacaaaaaaacctctgcctccttgtaAGTTTAACCCACTGGTTTTCATTTATCATATgtgtattcaatcatttattgaaaatgtattgAGTACTATTCATGTGCTGGGAATTAGTAGTGAATACTTGTTCTTACACTCATACAACTTACAATGCTTTATTGTTTTGCTCTCCAGAACCACACAGAACAAGACTAATAACATCATATTGTAAAAAGCAAAAGCTATCATATCATGCTGCCTTCTTCAGTTAAAACTTCCCaggtttttaaatatacaatggtAATGCCTGTTTCACAAACTCAGAGGCTTTATCTCTTTTATGTTTTCAATGAGCCATTCAAATCCCTAGCGCCTTAGTTTTAGAAAGTTCAGTCTCTCCTTTTTGAGGCCTCTCCCCCCTTGATTGTCCAAGAAACTGAGGGTTCATGTCTTAGACCAAAGGGTGCACTTCTCTTCCCAATACAAAGGGTAGAAAGTGGAGTCTTACCATTTAGTTAATGCTGTTGCCTTCTACCATAATATTGTAGCGTAGTGCAGCAGACCGAGTTGATTCTCTGGCTGGTTCCAATTCCTGCCTGCACCATAGTGGATGGCCCATGATTTAGTTCCAGGATGACATCTCTCTTGGTTTATCGTCACAAAGCCAGTGTTCCCCCAAAGCTTAAAAACAAGCCAGGATGGCTCAGTCCTGAGGAGCTTCTAAAACCAGGTATATGTTGTCACAACAAATACTCTCCTACAAACACTTTGGTCCTTGTCCTAGGCTTAGACATGCTCTTTCTGCAAAGCAGTTTTATTTCAGGAGCCTCGTTGCCCTTCCCTGGCACTGAGCCTTTATCAGGTTCTGCAATGAAGTTCCCCCAAGTGATCGCCACTCAAACATAGCTGATTCACACCAACCCTTTCAAGGTTGTGGCTTTCATTCTCTAATGTCCACTCACAAAGGCAGCCTTTCTCCTTCCAAAGCAAGATTCCAAAATCTTGCTGCCACTATAGAGAGTTTCATGCTAGCTAAACACAACTCTCTAACgttccccttcctctcctccttaaCCCCTCTCCTCCAGGCttacagaggaaaagaaatcagttctCCTCCAGGATTCCAGCTGTTTGTCCCTCCCATTCCACTGAAAGCACCAGCTTCTAACACCTTCCCCTCTCAGACAGAGCCATCCTGCTTAGAGGATTGTCAAGGGGGGACCCAGAATTTATGCAAAGACTTAGATTCCCTGACCTGGAGAGGAgatcagaagaggaaaaaagggaTTTTTTCCCTAGTGAGTatatagcaggaaaaaaaaagagatgagttCGCTTTTTCAGTAATTCTCTTGTTATACATATAAAGTGACTAACACTATgcattctacacacacacacacacacacacacacacagatctcGTGGTGGTGATATTTGTagtgaaggaggaaaaggaaaaggtgaGCAATGGATGCGATATGAGAACAACACATATGAATGACACTTTACTAGAACTTATCTGGTTTTCCTCTTATCCCTCTGGCTGTTCCTTCTCAATTCCCTTTACTGGTAACTCTTCAACTCCCCAACCACTAAATGCTAAGTGCCCTTAGGCTCAGTCTTTCAACCCCATTTCTACACTCACTTGATTTCCTGCAGTTGCATAGCTTTAAAATCCAATCTTCTTAATGATCACTCCCAGACCTTTCTCTCCTCTGCCTGCGAACTTCTATATTCAAATGCCTACATAACATCCCCATTTGGATGTCTATAGGCATCTCAAAAGTAACATATAAAAAATGACTCCTGATATTGCCCCCAAATCTGAAACTTCCCCCACACCCACGTTTTTCCATTCAAAAATGGCTGCTCCATTCTTCCatttgctcaggccaaaaaccttGGATTCATCTTTAATGCATCACTTTCTTTCACACCCCATATACAATCTATCAGCAAAACCTGTGGGCTGTACCTATAAAATAATACTCAGAATCTGCCTGCCTCTCACCACTTCCATTGTTACCGCCTTGGTCCTAGTTCCCATGATAGCCTTGTGAATTATTGCAATAACCTATATTGGCCAGTGATTACCTCACTACTACTGCACAACCCATTCCAAAGTCAGTGGTTTAAGACAATTATCTTTTCTCCTGGGTCTGTAGGTCAGTGGTAATGTAGCTGAACTAGGCTGGACTACAACCTCAAGGTTAGGTTCAGGTCAGCTCTAAGCTGTGGGTTTGTGGGCTGACAAGAAGGTCTGCTTCAGGCTGTGGGCCCAAGGGTCAGCTGCAACACAGCACCTCTGCTTCACGTGTCCTATTCTGAGCCCCTGTTGAAAGACGTTATCCAGGACAAGCTCTTCTCATGCTGGTCACAGAAGACAAGCAGGAAAACCCAGCATGCAAGAATATTTCAAGCTTTTGCTTATATCACTTCCACTGACATCCCATATACAAAAGAAAGTCATCGAATGAAGCCCAAAGTGAGGAGGATAAGGAAATACACTGTTCACCAATAGCAAAGGCTTCATGTGTGCATAATACTACTACAGGGTAGTGAAGAAATGGGACCAGTAATTTAATCTACCACGATCTGCTTTCTTGATTATAATTATATCTTTACCACATGCAAAAATAGACCCACTCCTATCCCAAAACCCCTAAAAGTTCCATCACACCTTCGAAGTCCAGGATCTCATGATCTATATCAGGTCCAGATATAGCCCTTCTTGATATAGAGACCTATGAATTAAAAGAGCAAGTATCTTTTTATCACATACCAAACATACAACAAATGACGGAATAGAGACAATAATAACCACAAAAAAATACTCTTATTCACAAAGGGGAGAAATGGAAGATCACAGCCACTGGTCCATAACAATTAGGAAACCTCGTTGGACAATGGTTGTCAGGTTCCTCCATCGGAGGGAATTATGTTTCATGATTAGGCACTGTTTCTGCTCCCTAAGAATGACTTTCCAGTCTATCCTCCATAGCTCTAGGGAATCATTctttttccctcatcttccttaGTCACTTGCAAAGGACATTAGAGAATATGCCCTTTTTGGTGGATAAATGGGTTCTTCAACCTGCTTTCTGCCTGTAGAAAATTAGAGGCCAATAATCTGTTTATATCTTGTAGAATGTCAATCTATTTTAGCTGGTACTGGTACTTTTGTCaataaagttcttttttaaactttgtggacttcctatgaatttgactatagTCAATTCCATGTGCCAAAAGGTGTGGTGCACTCACAATTTCGTTCAAGATTTGCCTCCCTTTATCTCTCTCTTTGTTACCAATTCTGTTAAGAGTGAAAAATTGGAAccaatatttcaatatataaagaCTTCTATCATAACTGCCGAGCATTCACTGTCCCTTCTTCTCCCAGCTTCCACCTTGCGTTACTCAgggtctccagagaaacagagccaatagaatatatatagatatatgactaggaatttattatgggaattggctcatgcactTATGGAGGTTGAGAGAGCCCACAATATGCTATGTGCAAGCAGAGAACCAGAGAAGCCAGTGGTGTgattcagtctgagtctgaaggcctgagaaccatgGAAGCCAATGGTGTAGCTCTCAGTCCAAGGCAAAAGCCCTGAGAACCAGGGGGGCTGCTGGTGTGAGTCCTGA
Coding sequences within:
- the SPA17 gene encoding sperm surface protein Sp17 produces the protein MSIPFSNTHYRIPQGFGNLLEGLTREILREQPDNIPAFAAAYFESLLEKREKTNFDPAEWGSKVEDRFYNNHAFEEQEPPEKSDPKQEESQISRKEEEISITILDSSEEDKEKEEVAAVKIQAAFRGHIAREEAKKMKTNSLQNEEKEENK